AAGCATCCCGGCTTGCGCCTGATGAAGGTGTCGCTCGTACTCCATCAAGATGACGCGCTCCATTTGACTGCGCGTGTCCGCGTTGAGCGGGTGGGCAATGTCCTTGTACGTCCCATCCTTCCGCTTCTTGGCTGGCATCGCGATGAAGAGCCCGGTCGAGCCGTGAATGACCTTCAAATCGCGAATGACGAAGCAGTGGTCCAAGGTGATGGTGACGTACGCCTTGAGCTTGTCCTCTTCGACCGGAAACACCCGGACGTCGGTGATGTTCATGGTCCCCCCCCGAACCCGAAAGGTCGGAGCTGAAGGGAAGCCTGGGACATACCGGGTGTCAAATGCAAGCACGGGCGCGAGAGAGATTCGCGCCACTGTTCAATGCACCCACAGTCCGCCGTTGCGAGTGGAGGCTAGGTCAGCATTTGCGGCCAGTGCATGACCAGATGGGTCATGAACGCGAGGTGGTACACGACAATGACGGCGTACACCGCGGCCCCCAACCGGATGGCGACGCGGCTGGCGGTCAGATTCCGGTGGATGCACAGCAGCCACAAGCCGGCGTTCACGATGACGAGCTTGGAGAACATGAAGAAGAGCGGGGACTGCTCGTAGGCCACCCGCATGATGGGGTTCAGCTCCTCCGCGACTCCAAGCTGGAGGAAGAAGAGGGTGAAGAGCCCGTCCAGCAGATTCAGCGTCAGCAGCGCCACGGACGCCGGTGACAGGTAGAAGGAAGTCCTGCTGCCGCCCCACAGTTGCTCGAAAGTCGCCGCCACGCCCATCCCCCTTCGCCGGTCCGTGGCCAGAGCCTTTCAAGAGCCCTGCCAACGCCCAGAAGGGCCGCGTGCGGGCGAGGAAGCGGGCGACATCCGCCGGCGATTCGGCTATGGGGACGGCCCGTGGCGGGAAGTTGACTCCCCTGGGGTCGTGGCAGACTATCCGCGCCCCTTCCGCCCCCGGCCCGTGAGCGTTCCTTGCATCAATTCCCCAAAGATATCGGGTGGATAGAGGTCATCTGCGGCTCCATGTTCTCCGGCAAGACGGAGGAGCTGATCCGCAGGATCCAACGCGCCGTCTACGGCAAGCAGAAGGTCCAGGTCTTCAAGCCGCGCATCGACAACCGCTACGACGACTCCGCGGTGGTGAGCCACTCGCAGCAGAAGGTGCTGTCCACGGCCATCGAACGGGCTGAAGAGATTTTTTACAGGCTTGCACCGGACACGCAGGTGGTGGGCATCGACGAGGTGCAGTTCTTCGGTTCAGAAGTCGTCGCCGTGGTGGAGGCGCTGGCCAACAAGGGCCTGCGCGTCATCTGCGCGGGGCTGGACCAGGACTACCAGGGGCGGCCCTTCGAGCCGATGCCCCAGTTGATGGCGGTGTCGGAGTACGTGACGAAGGAGCTGGCCATCTGCGTGGTGTGTGGGAATCCGGCCAATCGCTCCCAGCGCATCGTGTCCAGTGGCGAGCGGGTGGTGGTGGGCGCCGCGGGCGCGTACGAGCCGCGCTGCCGCAAGTGTCACGTGGCGGAACCGGCGGAGGGCACGCCGCCGCAGACGCTGGAGCTGTTCGACTGAGCGGGAGCTGAACGAATGCGCGACACCCTGTACTCGAACGTTCCCTTCAAGCTGAACGAGATGACCCACCACTATGGGCCTCACGTCCACCTGGTGGGAAATCCCTTTCTCCTGACGCAGCTCGCGACGCTGTGTTCGAAGGGCGTCATCCAGCCGCAGATCAACCGGCTGGTGGAGACGCTGTACGTCGACCTGGTGAAGACGGTGCTCAACGCGGAGTTCCCGCGCAAGAATGTGAGCCTGCCCACCCGGATGATCGACTCCACGCCGCAGGGGCTCTACCAGGGCGAGGTCATCGACCCGCAGGTGCGCGTGGTGACGGTGAACATCGCCCGTGCGGGCACGCTGCCGTCGCAGGTGACGTACGACCTGATGAACGCCACGCTGGACCCCACGGTGGTGCGGCAGGACCACATCATCATGAGCCGGATGATTGACGCCGCCGAGGCGGTGGTGGGCTCGGAGATTGGCGGCGCCAAGATTGGCGGCGACGTGGATGACGCCTTCGTGCTCTTCCCCGACCCCATGGGGGCCACGGGCGGCAGCCTGTCCACGGCGATTTCGCTCTACAAGAAGAAGGTGCCGGGCACGCCCCGGCGCATCATCACCTTGAACCTCATCGTCACGCCGGAGTACCTGCGGAAGATGACCACGGACCATCCGGACGTCATCATCTACGCGCTCCGGTTGGACCGGGGCCTGTCCCCGCCGGAGGTGTTCGGCACCGAGCCAGGCGCGCTCTGGGAGAAGGAGCGGGGCCTGGATGACCGGCAGTACATCGTCCCCGGAGGCGGCGGCTTCGGGGAGATCATGAACAACGCGTACGTGTAACGGAGGAATCCTTGGCGTTCTACGAGCAGGAAGTCGGAGTCCTGATTCCCGAGGACAAGTTGCAGGCGCGCGTGCGCGAGCTCGCGGCGGAGATTACCCGTGACTACGCGGGCAAGGACCTGACGCTCATCTGCGTGCTGAAGGGTTCGGCGTTCTTCGCCATCGACCTGGCGAAGTACATCGACCTGCCGGTGAAGCTCGAGTTCCTCGGCGTGTCCAGCTACCACGGTGGCACCGAGTCCACGGGCGAGGTGCGCATCACCACCGATGTCAGCAAGCCCATGGCCGGCAAGCACCTGCTCGTCATCGAGGACATCATCGACACCGGGCTCACCATGCAGTTCCTGCTGGAGAACCTGCGCGCCCGGCACCCCGCGTCGCTGAAGGTGTGCTCGCTCCTGGAGAAGCCCGCGCGCGCCCGGACGAAGGTGGACATCGACTACAAGGGCTTCGTCATCGAAGACCTCTTCGTCGTCGGCTACGGGCTCGACTTCGATGAGATCTACCGGAACATCCCGTTCATCGGCGTGATGAAGAACAAGTAGTCCCTTCGTCGGTGCGGGCGCCGCCCACTGTGCGCGGCGCCCCACCAGGCGGGGATTACTTCAGCGGGCAGACGGTGCCACCAGGCGTCGGGCAGCGGCGCTCCACGCCGTCGCACCGGATGGAGCAACTCGTCCACTCCATGCAGACCTGCGTCGTCGTCGGGCACCGGAGGATGGTGCTGCTCCCCGGGCAGCGGAGCGTGAAGTCCGCGCACGGTCCGGGCGGCGGAGGCTGCTGGCAGTAGGTGTACTGGCCATCACAGACGACGTAGTTGCTCTCGGATGAGCAGGCGTTGCCCGTACAGCTAATGGCCGAGCCGCCCGTGCTCGAACAGCTATTGGTGCAGGTGTGCAGCTCCGCGGTGCTCTGGCCCAGGTCCTCGGCGGCCACGTCGGGCGCCGGAGCGTCCACGGGGCCACAGGCACCGAGCATCAGCATCGCCGTCACGGCGAGCAGCAGGCTTCCAGTCTTCATGGTGGGGTGTCCTTTCCGGTGGGGGGACTGGAGGCGTTACATGAGGGGGCAGAGGTCGGCGAAGTCGCAGCGAACCTCGACGCCGTCACAGTCGAGCGAGCACGTCGTGTACATCCCGCACGTCTGCGTGCCGGAGGGACACCGGATGAAGCTGCCATTGGGACACATGTGCTTGAGCGCGCCGCAGTTGTTCAGCGCCGCCTCGCTCTGGCCCAGGTCGGCGTCTGCTTCCGGCGCGTCCACGGGTCCACATCCAACCCCAGCCAGCAGCGTCGTCACAGCGAGCAGCAATCGTGCAGCCTTCATGACAAGTCCTTTCGGTGGGAACGGCTTGTTCAGGCTGTCTCGCTTGATTTGGAATGTCAAAGAAGGCCCGGCTCAGGATGCCAGGGTTGGCCGAGCGTCGCAGGCCGTGCGCGGGGGCGGCCCAGGGGGCATGGGCGCCGCTTGTGTGTTGTCGTCGCCACACTCATGCACAGCATGCCTGGAAGAATGCACTGAGGCGTGGCGATGGGCCGCGCGGAGCGAGGCTGAGCATGGATGCATCCAGGGACAGGGCCGCGCTGGCCAGGGCGGGCAACCACGGCAACACCGAGGCCGTCCGGAAGTACGTTGCGGAGTTCATCGGGACGTTCGTCCTGGTGCTGGGCGGCGTCGGAGCGGCCGTGCTGGCGGGGGACCACATCGGCTTCCAGGGTGTGGCGCTTGCCTTTGGCTTGTCACTGCTGGCCATGGTGTACGTGATTGGCCCCATCTCCGGCTGTCACGTGAATCCGGCGGTGACGCTGGGCTTGCTGCTCTCGGGGAAGATGGAGGGCAAGGACGCGGTCGGTTACGTGGCGGCGCAGTGCCTGGGGGCCATCCTGGGCGCGGGCGTGGTGCTGCTCATCGCGCGGGGGATGCCCGGTGGGTACTCGGTGGCGGCGCAGGGACTCGCGACCAACGGCTATGGCGCCGCCTCGCCGGATGGCTTTGGCATGGGGGCGGCCTTCCTCACCGAGGTGGTGCTCACCTTCCTGCTCGTCCTCACGGTGCTGGGCTCGACGGATGCGCGCGCGCCGGTGGGCTTCGCGGGGTTGGCCATTGGTCTGGTGCTGGCGCTCATCCACCTGGTGGGCATTCCGGTGACGAACACGTCCGTGAATCCGGCGCGCAGCCTGGGGCCGGCGCTTTTCGCGGGGGCGGTGCCGCTGAGCCAGTTGTGGCTGTTCATCGTGGCGCCGCTGCTCGGTGGAGCCACGGCGGCGGCGGTGTACCGCACGGTGTTCCGGCCGTCCGTGCCCATCAGCGCGGAGGAGGCGGAGCGGGCGCTGCGGCGCGAGCGTGAGGCGCGAATCGCTGACGAGCGCGCCGGGACGCGGGCGCCGGTCTGAGTCAGCGAGTTCCATGGTGCGCGGCGCTCCGGCGGGTTAGCGTGAGAGGAACTCTCTCGCCTCCGCTGGAACCGCCACCATGCTCTTTGACCTGACGCGCCTCACGGCCTACTTCGTGGCGGTGCTCGCGCTCATCCTGACGCCGGGGCCGGACACGATGCTCGTGCTGGCCCGGAGCCTGGGGCAGGGGCGCAAGGCGGGCATCGTCTCCGCGCTGGGGATTTGCGCCGGGTGCCAGTTCCACATCGCGGCGGCGGCGCTCGGGCTGTCCGCGCTGTTGGCGACGTCCGCCCTGGCCTTCTCCGTGGTGAAGTGGGTGGGCGCGGCCTATCTGGTGTGGATGGGCGTGCAGATGCTGCGCGCGCCGGACACCGGGCCCGAGGTGGTGAAGGCGCTCCCCCCCAAGGGCCTGTTGCGCATCTTCCGGGACGGTGTCGTCACCAACGTGCTGAACCCGAAGGTGGCCGTGTTCTTCCTGTCCTTCCTGCCGCAGTTCGTGGTCGCCGCCGAGGGCTCGACGGGGCTCCAGTTCCTGGGGCTCGGGTTGATGTTCTCCGTCACGGGGACGCTGTGGCTGATGGTGCTGGCGGCCACTGCGGGGACGTTCGGCGGTTGGATGCGGCGCAATCCCCGCGTGGAGGCCTGGCAGAAGCGCGTTACCGGAGGCGTCTTCGTGGCGCTGGGGGCGCGGCTGGCGTTGCAGCGCCAGGATTAGGCGACGAGCGTCTTGATGACGAGGTAGAGCACGTAGAGCGCCCACGGCACGGCGGCCAGCAGCCCGAGCATTCCGAGCAGGCCGGCCCACACGGGGTAGCCCTTGCGCCACGGCAGGAGCAGGAAGGTTCCGCCGGCGAGCGCGGGCAGGGGCAGGAGGTTGAGCGCGGCCATCTTCGCGTTCATCAGGCCCCAGGCGCGGAGGAACTCCCCATGCTGAATCAGCGCCAGGAGGCGCTCCACGCGGCCTGGGAGCAGCGAGAGCTCGAAGGGCAGGGTGAAGCCGCTGACGAAGTGGTGCAGGGCCTGTGAGGGGCCCAGGCAGACCATGGCGATGGCGACGGGGAAGGCCCAGGGCAGGAGGATGACGGCAGCGTGCTGCGCCGGGGAGAGGGCGAGCAGCCTGTCCTGGGCCGGAGCGCCGTCCTGGGCGGGTTCGCTGAAGCTCACCGAGCTGGCGCCGGGGATGGGGCGGAAGGCGCAGAGGATGCCGCCCAGGCGGCCGGAGAACAGGGTGGGGCCGAAGCCGAGGACGACGGCCACGGGACGCGCACCGAGCGTGCTGGCCACGGCGGCCTGCGCCAGCGCCCAGAGGACGGTGACGGCGAAGAAGAGCATCCAGAGCCAGAAGAGTTGGGTCAGGCGGTCCATGCGATGCGTCCCTGTCTACCATGACCCGGGGTGGCATCTCGGCAGGCGAGGGGCTCCAACGGTGTGGAGGTGGGCGCCGCGTCTCTGGTAGGCATCCAGGCCGAGGAACTCATGGCCTACGGCATCGCGAATCACCTCTGGATTCATGGGAGCCCGGACCGGGCCAGGGTCCGGCAGTGGATGGACGCCGCGTTGGGGACGTCGTTCGGGGAGAATCCTCGGAGCGACATCGTCGTCGCGGACGTCTTCCAGTTCGGGCTGGCGCTGACGCTCATCGACGTGCAGGTGCTCGGAGCCCCGCGCGTCGTCGAAGGCGAGGCGGGGGCTGGGGCGGCCGAGGAGAAGGATGCGTTCCTGACCCGGGTCGCCATCCTGGCGAAG
This genomic window from Myxococcus hansupus contains:
- a CDS encoding DUF5658 family protein → MGVAATFEQLWGGSRTSFYLSPASVALLTLNLLDGLFTLFFLQLGVAEELNPIMRVAYEQSPLFFMFSKLVIVNAGLWLLCIHRNLTASRVAIRLGAAVYAVIVVYHLAFMTHLVMHWPQMLT
- a CDS encoding LysE family translocator, whose translation is MLFDLTRLTAYFVAVLALILTPGPDTMLVLARSLGQGRKAGIVSALGICAGCQFHIAAAALGLSALLATSALAFSVVKWVGAAYLVWMGVQMLRAPDTGPEVVKALPPKGLLRIFRDGVVTNVLNPKVAVFFLSFLPQFVVAAEGSTGLQFLGLGLMFSVTGTLWLMVLAATAGTFGGWMRRNPRVEAWQKRVTGGVFVALGARLALQRQD
- the spoVG gene encoding septation regulator SpoVG, whose product is MNITDVRVFPVEEDKLKAYVTITLDHCFVIRDLKVIHGSTGLFIAMPAKKRKDGTYKDIAHPLNADTRSQMERVILMEYERHLHQAQAGMLVAAPADLD
- the aqpZ gene encoding aquaporin Z, translating into MDASRDRAALARAGNHGNTEAVRKYVAEFIGTFVLVLGGVGAAVLAGDHIGFQGVALAFGLSLLAMVYVIGPISGCHVNPAVTLGLLLSGKMEGKDAVGYVAAQCLGAILGAGVVLLIARGMPGGYSVAAQGLATNGYGAASPDGFGMGAAFLTEVVLTFLLVLTVLGSTDARAPVGFAGLAIGLVLALIHLVGIPVTNTSVNPARSLGPALFAGAVPLSQLWLFIVAPLLGGATAAAVYRTVFRPSVPISAEEAERALRREREARIADERAGTRAPV
- the hpt gene encoding hypoxanthine phosphoribosyltransferase, with protein sequence MAFYEQEVGVLIPEDKLQARVRELAAEITRDYAGKDLTLICVLKGSAFFAIDLAKYIDLPVKLEFLGVSSYHGGTESTGEVRITTDVSKPMAGKHLLVIEDIIDTGLTMQFLLENLRARHPASLKVCSLLEKPARARTKVDIDYKGFVIEDLFVVGYGLDFDEIYRNIPFIGVMKNK
- a CDS encoding uracil phosphoribosyltransferase, which produces MRDTLYSNVPFKLNEMTHHYGPHVHLVGNPFLLTQLATLCSKGVIQPQINRLVETLYVDLVKTVLNAEFPRKNVSLPTRMIDSTPQGLYQGEVIDPQVRVVTVNIARAGTLPSQVTYDLMNATLDPTVVRQDHIIMSRMIDAAEAVVGSEIGGAKIGGDVDDAFVLFPDPMGATGGSLSTAISLYKKKVPGTPRRIITLNLIVTPEYLRKMTTDHPDVIIYALRLDRGLSPPEVFGTEPGALWEKERGLDDRQYIVPGGGGFGEIMNNAYV
- a CDS encoding thymidine kinase, which encodes MHQFPKDIGWIEVICGSMFSGKTEELIRRIQRAVYGKQKVQVFKPRIDNRYDDSAVVSHSQQKVLSTAIERAEEIFYRLAPDTQVVGIDEVQFFGSEVVAVVEALANKGLRVICAGLDQDYQGRPFEPMPQLMAVSEYVTKELAICVVCGNPANRSQRIVSSGERVVVGAAGAYEPRCRKCHVAEPAEGTPPQTLELFD